TTAGCACACGTTGGATCGCCTCCTTGCCCGTTTCCAAGCCGACTTTAACGCATCCAAGCATGCAAAACGCGCCATTTTCGCGCCAAAGTGCTCGACCGTTCAACTGTCGCTACCGTAGCACGCTCGGCGGATGATTTTGCGCCAAGTTTAGGCCAGATTGAGCAAATAAAAAGAGACCCGGACAATGCCGAGTCCCTTGTGTATTGAAAACTCAGTGCAGGTTCTGACGGATTTCCTCCACGTCCTTCGACGACAAACCCGTAATCTCCACGACTTCTTGCACAGAAGCTCCTTTACGAAGGAGACGATGTGCAATTTCCCGGGCTTTTTGTAGCTCACCTTGTTGCAACCCTTGTTGCAGCCCCTTCTGAATCCCCTTCTCCTCAAACTCTCGCTCCAACTCCCTCAGCAAATCCGTCATCTCTAGCACCCTCCTTAGCTGCTCCTTTTGCTCATCCGCCATCACACGCCCGCTGAAGCCTAATATCAGCGCCGCCAGGTAGTTCTGTTCGTGCACATCCGGCACGCGCTGTACAACCTCGACAATCTCCCCAAACGCTTCTTCCCGCGTTCGGCGCTCAAAACGCATGTGGAACGCGAACGCAAGGCGCACCCGGTCTTCCTCCGTCCACTCATGCGCGGCCAGGTGACGCTTCACGGTCTCCAGCGCACCGTCACCGTCCATGTGGCCCAGGTACACGTTCTCGACCGCGTACCGCATGCTCCCGGCGTCGAGCTCCGACGGCGCCTCGGTCACGTCGCGCGTGTACAATATCACCGTGCGGATCGGACGCTTGTAGCGCTCCGCCATCGCCCAATCGTACGTGCCGAATCGGTACAGGTTCGGCTCGCGTGTGGTCTGGAACTCGAGATGCAGCAATCGTCCATCGGCCAACTCCAGCATGATGTCC
This region of Alicyclobacillus acidocaldarius subsp. acidocaldarius DSM 446 genomic DNA includes:
- a CDS encoding transposase; protein product: MRIARSGNDIVAKHLTNALPGEVLSVIGIHDAHVVRALPTELPTVEVRQEFTDIMLELADGRLLHLEFQTTREPNLYRFGTYDWAMAERYKRPIRTVILYTRDVTEAPSELDAGSMRYAVENVYLGHMDGDGALETVKRHLAAHEWTEEDRVRLAFAFHMRFERRTREEAFGEIVEVVQRVPDVHEQNYLAALILGFSGRVMADEQKEQLRRVLEMTDLLRELEREFEEKGIQKGLQQGLQQGELQKAREIAHRLLRKGASVQEVVEITGLSSKDVEEIRQNLH